The stretch of DNA CGATCTTGAGAAGCATAAAACCCGCACCCCTCAAACTCGTCCCAAACTTGTGCGGCTTCCCCCCTTGTCTCACGCGATCGCTTGGCCCTTCGAACCTAGCATCATTCTGCCTACCTAAGATCATGCTTCAGCCCTCTTGAGACCCCTAGACGTGCCCTAACATTAGCTAGCAGTCGTCTGCACCGAggaagcaaaaaccgaaaccctTGTCCATGAACCTCCAAATTTTCGTTCAACTTTATTGCCTCCTTGTCCAGCCTTTACCTATGCATCTAgagacccttaaacatgtgaaaAAACATTCATTCAAGTATccctatcatggcagcccttttgtgcatcattaggaagagtgttttttaaaaaacaattctACTTTTATGTATATgaagccataaaaacgaaaataaacatcgtgcatcatatttttcatgcaaggataatcaaatatacataatatggtgtgaacgATGTTTGAAGAAACATTAAGGCTTGTCTTTGCGTTTATTACGTACGAAAAATGGTTTGCGATGCGAGGAACGTCGGCGTTGATGGACCTTGCAGAATATCCCTTCAAAATGTGAGTTTACTTATCCAATTCGTGTGGTTCGTGGTTGTGTGGTGTGTGAGGGAGGATCCTACTATGATTGGAGGGGTGGGGCGTGAGTTGTGAGGGTTTGGGAAGGGTTTTAgggctttttattttaattaaaacatatagtATAAGCCTAAGCTCATTAAACTAGTATAAAAGGCTCATAAGGTCTAttagtaaatatttaaaatattttgtttagaaaaAGTTGAGAAAATCTTAGCCGAGTCctcgaaaaattcatatttacgtcgaaaatcgaatatcgTTTAAAAATACAACTTGACATGTAAAAACACTtcaaaacacctcattttcgaaaatttcactTAAAATACATCATACAATAAACAACTAAaagtaattatttaataaattattttctcTCATATTGTCTCCGGTCTCTGTTCCTGGATTGCGTCTCGAGTAACCTTTGAAACACCgttttatgcattcatgtagaAATGTACATTTTAAAAATGCAAACATGCACACCCTAttaaatttatgcaattaaaaccatttaataagtcattttctattttccttAGATTTGCATTTAGTTAGATTACGTTATCGTATATTTAGACCTTACAATTGTAGCATTGTTTGGAGCATGATATTGCGCAatagatgtatatatattttcctttatttGGTTTTTATCCCATTAGATGTTTATTACTAACGTTTTAACAAGACGCATTCGTCGTCAGGAGACGTTAAAGAAGGAATATCAATTATTGTATTGTTTTACTCTCTCAAGTTTTTTCCgctgaattttatttttaaaattttaataagacAGTATTTGAGTTTCAATAGAATTCTCAAAAACCCGTCACGTCAAACAGAAATAATCATATAAAAGGATAGCCATGATGTGattttttaattatgatttttaatcataaattaATATCAAGATTGATTTTGTTAAGACAGATAATTCAATTTAAAAAATACTTGAAAACTAAATTATTATACATAATTTTGTCACATCGCAAATTTACCAGCCTAAAATATAACATACAAGTAAATTTTAAATCTTAATATAATTGATACTCActgaaaatttagggtccgattccagcaagtgacATTAGTCAAGACGCAGGCTTCAAATTTACCCTGAGCCTGAACCACGAAAAAGACCGTTAGAAAGAGGCTGGAAGAGTGtcccggcgtagcccctccgacgctcaggTCAGAAACTGAAGATATAAAAAGAGAGCAGCTAAAGATACTGCCGAAAAACAATATAATAATGAATAAATTAGACACTCAaatctggtatttatagaaaaataaTTGAGCCAGTGCTTGGACTCCCACCTTGGCTGCGAATGGGCCAGGATACCAGATCTGGTTTGGGCCTAAACTTAGCGAGCCCATCCATTGAGTATCaataatcattatttttattccGACAAACCATCAACGATCTAACTAGTCTCGTTATGCTGCTTTCatgtataaattttatttatgccAACAGCATGTCATCGAAAATTTTTAATTCCAATGTGTTTACTTGGCTGTCTCGGGAAACCccaacaaaaacaaatcaaatctCCATTCAAGGTACAAATCTGAGTTATTTACAGCACTCAGATAAAATATACTAGATAAATGGAGTAAATGATGAAAAGAACAGTGATTGCAGAAAGATTTATGATGAAACTTTGCAGCTGCATAGGCTACAATCCACCAGGCACTCATTCGGCGGTTGATGTCTCAGCTTTCACACCAAAACATTGCATTTCTCCGGTCATTTATCACAATTCCCTCACAAAAACAAAAGGTTTCCACAAGAACTGATAGATACCTTACGGAAAGGGAATTTGGCCGCTCTCCAACAAGGCAATTTCCAAGGCTTCCTCGATCTGCAAACAACATAAACAAGTTGCATTAAATAATCACTTTCAGTATATATATAGTCTTCACGTTTGACATATACCTTAGCAGAATATCTGGCTTCAAGATCATTGAATCCGGGCATCCGCTGTTGATTTCCTTGTGTACAGGAACAGCACCCATTTGATTCTTTCTTTCAGTGCTACGAGGCAATGCTCTCTGGGGCCTGGGGGTATCTACACTAATGCTTAGAGCATTTCCATCAGTGTTCCTTATGGTTTTCACCATCTCTTCTCCATGGCAACATGTGAATGAGATTCGAGACTCGCACTCATGTGAACACATCTCAACACACTTATTGCTAGGCCTGATTATTGGAGTCAAATCAAAACTTTCCCAAGGATTACTTCCATTTTCTGCCGAAAACTCCGACCTAAGATGCACTCTACGTGAGCAACTGAAAAAACTGAAAGATGGCTTCTTGAACGTTACATGTTTGTTTGCAGCattattggcaagatttaatCTCAGTTCCACATTATAACCGAGCAAATGCTGAAGTGCACTAGCAATCATTTTCCATGACTTTTCAGTCTTACGTACATATTTAGGATTAGTAAACTCCAACTCTGCCACTGCTATGCCTGGGATATACACAAGATTTGGCCATGAGTTATCCTTAAATCCACATTAATTGTCATTCATTTACGTTAATGAACAAATTAGCGACCTTGCTGGACTGTTTGGCAAAAGGGGATTAACTAGAACAGATAAGCTTAAACTACTCCGGCGACAGAAGATGCTTCTGAGTTGTAGAGGCTCACTCTAAGTAAAAATTATAATGTCTCTCAAATCTCAAATACTCTCTTTGAAAGTTAACAACCTTGAGCGTGTTTGAGGTCCACCAACTATAGttgtatattttaatacatTTTCTCACAATAAAACCAAGTGGTTAAATTTAACttgaaattaatattaaatgcataaaaattcatCTTCGTCAAACATAATGCCGCAGACGCCTAGAAATAAGTACCCAAGACCAACTTACTAACAAAGGGCATTGTGCACCAAATATTTTGTTCTGGCAACCTCAATACTCCGACACTACATTCAAACCACTTGTCACAAAGGCACAAGCTCACGAGGGATTGGTCAACAATAGTTGtacattataatattatgacaGTGGACACGGTGTGTGATTAAATAACTTACCTAGGGGGGTGAGACGAACAGACACCAGCTTTCCCTGATTTTGGaggaattttttaaaagaacggGGCCGACACATTTTAGTGGCTCTCCTCCAAACCAACTCCAATGTTACCCCACCATCCCGAGTCCCTGGTTTCCCAGATACAGCATTTCCACTTGCAGATGTTACAAGATGCTTCAAACACTCCCCAGTTGATGATGTACTGCAGAAATCACCTACAAAGTGGAGCATGGTTAGAGTGCTGATGTTATGTACCTTTCTGATACATGAGTGGCTTGCCCAAAATTTACAAGTTAAAAATGTTTTTCTACTAGTTTTCACCTTGTGGGTGTAGTGATCTAGGGCTCAACCTTGGATTACTGTCATCGTATGACATATCGGCAGAACTTAACTGTAGAAGAGCTGCAGTGAGCCATGTTGTCTGGTTCTTGGACATTCTTAACTGTTTCTCAGCTTCTGAGAGTATTTTTAGTGCGTGACTTAGCTGTTGCGTGTCAGCTTCAGCTGCAGCACATATTAACTCTTTTAGACTAAAATAATATTCACCAACACAGTTTACAATAAAACTTACACTTGTGCAAGTCAAAAAGCTTCCTTTTGACTTCAGATACACCTACAGGGTATTTGCCTGCAAGAATATCCATTATGAGATTTGCCAATTGTGATACAAGTTGCAACGGATCTATCCGCAATCCCATTAACTCTCTGGCTCTTATGACTGTATTTGAAGCATCAGATGATAAtgccaaatacaacaaatccaGCAACTCATCATCAGAGACAACTCCATTCTAAGCCACCAAACTTGAAGTTAGACTGGAATCCCAACAAGTTGtagaaaaataatcaacaaaagAATTAAACACTCACTGCTTCATAAACCAATGGCACATTAATCTTTTTTCCAAGCAAACTCAACTGATCAAGCATCATCTCTGCTTCACGCAGCGAACCATTTGACTTAGTAGCAACTAAGTTTAGTGCATCCCGATCAAATTCAAGACCTTCTTTTGCACATATTTTTTCTAACCTGATGGCGATGTCAACATCTTTTAGCTTCTGAAAATGGTATTTCTGAGATTTAGTTATCGCACAACGAGGCAGCTTATCAAGTTCAGGAGTGACCATAATGAAAACAAGTTGTCGAGGAAGCTCCTCGAGCTTGTTCATTATGGTAGCCCATGTTTCCCCTCGCAACAAGTGGCACTCATCTATAATATAAACCTTAAATCGTGAGAAAACTGGAGGGATATCTGCATCCTTGATAAGAATCCGTAACTTTTCGGCTCTGTTGATTTTTGCAGAATCCACTTCCCTGACATCTAGACTCTTTCCAGATAAGAATAATATACAATCATGGCACAAGCCACACGGTTTATCAAACTCAGGAGAGAGACAATTTAGCGCAGCAGCAAATATCCTTGATGCGGATGTCTTACCTATTCCACGTGGACCATGAAACAGATACGAGGAAGCTATCTGACCTTGAGAGATGGCATTCAAAAGAGACCTCGTTACCATGTTTTGCCCCACCAAGTCATTAAATGATTTTGGAAGAAACTTTTGACAGAGATTCCTAGGACTATCCTGATACCAGGAAAAATCTTCACTCTTGCACTTCCAATCCAGGTTCTCTTCAGTTGATAGTGCTTGCCCTGAATTTCCCAACAAAAGAATTTGTTCTTCCACTTCATGAGGAACATTAGAATCCCTAAGTTTCAAGGTCCTTGACCAACAGCTGTTAATCCCACATCCTTGATGACCAAACTCCGTTACACCACCATCTTTATTTCCAGCTAATGACCTTCGGTGCCTCGAAACTTCCCTCTTGTGATCACTAACAGCAAAGCACTGACAACCTACATGATCCACAATATCATCACCATCTGTCACTCTAAACAAATTTTCACGCTTTCTACGCCAGCATTTCCTCTTTGAAGCTCCAAAACTTTTCTTTTCTGCTTGCTTTGATGCTACTTCAGGTTCATCATGTGAACCCCCACCTTCGGCCCGGTAACTGGATGGTGTTCTACACTCCAATTCCAATTCTTTGTCTCTGCAGTTTTTGCAATAACTTTCGCTCAATGTTGTGCTCTTACACCAAATTTCCTGGCTCAAGGAACTAGCATCTGAGCCATTAACACACGTGGACTTTTCAGTTGTCAATCCTGTGTTTTCAATTGAGTCTCCTAAAGTTTCTCGAGAGACTAATCTTGAATCAGTGCGTCTTATAACTCTATACAGCTCATCATCACTCACATGCTGTTCCTCCCCCAAGAATAATCTTGATCTTCTCAATACAGAAAGATTGTTATCAATATTGCCTTCATTGTGGCCATTTTCAATTCCCAAAACATTGGgattatttaaattcttttcccAATTAATGCTGTCAACTAGGGAAGATAATTTGCTCATAGAGTTAGTAGATGGATCCCGCAGAGACCTCACTCTCTTAAGTGCTATCAGTGCTCTTGATATAGGAACATCAACAGAATGCCGCCGTACATCCATTGCTCaaacaaaacaaataaattttctTACTGAATGTGGAACGTTTGTTATAGGAACCACCAAAATAAATTACAAAGTCAACCTGCAATGCACAAAAAACGGGGACTCAAAAAGTCATTTTCTAACTTGAATCGTGTTCTTTCCCCGTGCCCAAAACAGGTATTTAGAGATGGGTAA from Primulina tabacum isolate GXHZ01 chromosome 3, ASM2559414v2, whole genome shotgun sequence encodes:
- the LOC142541063 gene encoding protein STICHEL-like 2 isoform X1, whose translation is MQEFNTRQERISENVGHWNFQLLRCCSLREGDTLCFISTMDVRRHSVDVPISRALIALKRVRSLRDPSTNSMSKLSSLVDSINWEKNLNNPNVLGIENGHNEGNIDNNLSVLRRSRLFLGEEQHVSDDELYRVIRRTDSRLVSRETLGDSIENTGLTTEKSTCVNGSDASSLSQEIWCKSTTLSESYCKNCRDKELELECRTPSSYRAEGGGSHDEPEVASKQAEKKSFGASKRKCWRRKRENLFRVTDGDDIVDHVGCQCFAVSDHKREVSRHRRSLAGNKDGGVTEFGHQGCGINSCWSRTLKLRDSNVPHEVEEQILLLGNSGQALSTEENLDWKCKSEDFSWYQDSPRNLCQKFLPKSFNDLVGQNMVTRSLLNAISQGQIASSYLFHGPRGIGKTSASRIFAAALNCLSPEFDKPCGLCHDCILFLSGKSLDVREVDSAKINRAEKLRILIKDADIPPVFSRFKVYIIDECHLLRGETWATIMNKLEELPRQLVFIMVTPELDKLPRCAITKSQKYHFQKLKDVDIAIRLEKICAKEGLEFDRDALNLVATKSNGSLREAEMMLDQLSLLGKKINVPLVYEANGVVSDDELLDLLYLALSSDASNTVIRARELMGLRIDPLQLVSQLANLIMDILAGKYPVGVSEVKRKLFDLHKSEADTQQLSHALKILSEAEKQLRMSKNQTTWLTAALLQLSSADMSYDDSNPRLSPRSLHPQGDFCSTSSTGECLKHLVTSASGNAVSGKPGTRDGGVTLELVWRRATKMCRPRSFKKFLQNQGKLVSVRLTPLGIAVAELEFTNPKYVRKTEKSWKMIASALQHLLGYNVELRLNLANNAANKHVTFKKPSFSFFSCSRRVHLRSEFSAENGSNPWESFDLTPIIRPSNKCVEMCSHECESRISFTCCHGEEMVKTIRNTDGNALSISVDTPRPQRALPRSTERKNQMGAVPVHKEINSGCPDSMILKPDILLRSRKPWKLPCWRAAKFPFRKVSISSCGNLLFL
- the LOC142541063 gene encoding protein STICHEL-like 2 isoform X2 — encoded protein: MDVRRHSVDVPISRALIALKRVRSLRDPSTNSMSKLSSLVDSINWEKNLNNPNVLGIENGHNEGNIDNNLSVLRRSRLFLGEEQHVSDDELYRVIRRTDSRLVSRETLGDSIENTGLTTEKSTCVNGSDASSLSQEIWCKSTTLSESYCKNCRDKELELECRTPSSYRAEGGGSHDEPEVASKQAEKKSFGASKRKCWRRKRENLFRVTDGDDIVDHVGCQCFAVSDHKREVSRHRRSLAGNKDGGVTEFGHQGCGINSCWSRTLKLRDSNVPHEVEEQILLLGNSGQALSTEENLDWKCKSEDFSWYQDSPRNLCQKFLPKSFNDLVGQNMVTRSLLNAISQGQIASSYLFHGPRGIGKTSASRIFAAALNCLSPEFDKPCGLCHDCILFLSGKSLDVREVDSAKINRAEKLRILIKDADIPPVFSRFKVYIIDECHLLRGETWATIMNKLEELPRQLVFIMVTPELDKLPRCAITKSQKYHFQKLKDVDIAIRLEKICAKEGLEFDRDALNLVATKSNGSLREAEMMLDQLSLLGKKINVPLVYEANGVVSDDELLDLLYLALSSDASNTVIRARELMGLRIDPLQLVSQLANLIMDILAGKYPVGVSEVKRKLFDLHKSEADTQQLSHALKILSEAEKQLRMSKNQTTWLTAALLQLSSADMSYDDSNPRLSPRSLHPQGDFCSTSSTGECLKHLVTSASGNAVSGKPGTRDGGVTLELVWRRATKMCRPRSFKKFLQNQGKLVSVRLTPLGIAVAELEFTNPKYVRKTEKSWKMIASALQHLLGYNVELRLNLANNAANKHVTFKKPSFSFFSCSRRVHLRSEFSAENGSNPWESFDLTPIIRPSNKCVEMCSHECESRISFTCCHGEEMVKTIRNTDGNALSISVDTPRPQRALPRSTERKNQMGAVPVHKEINSGCPDSMILKPDILLRSRKPWKLPCWRAAKFPFRKVSISSCGNLLFL